Proteins encoded in a region of the Planococcus shixiaomingii genome:
- the mreBH gene encoding rod-share determining protein MreBH — protein sequence MFSSTDIGIDLGTANILVYTKAKGIILNEPSVVALDTKTGNVIAIGEDAKAMIGKTPSHIRVVRPLKEGVIADFEVTTELLKIVMQKTAKIMGSSFRKPNVMICTPCGATSVERRAIHDAAKQSGAKNVHLIEEPVAAAIGADLPVSEPIASVIVDIGGGTTEVGIISFGGVVSSNTVKVAGDRMDEDIIQYVRKHYNVLIGEPTAENIKKEIGYALIPHKAETMEIRGRDVMTGLPKVVTLTSTEIQETLKESLSAILECIRATLENCPAELSGDIVDQGVVISGGGALLKGMQQWLSEEISVPVHTAPQPLESVAIGTGRSLVMMNKLERISK from the coding sequence ATGTTTTCTTCAACAGATATCGGTATTGACTTAGGAACCGCAAATATTTTGGTATATACGAAAGCGAAAGGCATCATTTTAAATGAGCCTTCGGTCGTTGCTTTAGATACGAAAACAGGTAATGTAATTGCAATTGGAGAAGATGCAAAAGCGATGATCGGTAAAACGCCGAGCCATATCCGCGTTGTTCGCCCGCTCAAAGAAGGCGTTATTGCTGATTTCGAAGTAACTACAGAACTATTAAAAATCGTTATGCAAAAAACAGCGAAAATAATGGGCAGCTCATTCCGTAAACCGAATGTCATGATCTGCACACCGTGTGGAGCGACTTCTGTAGAGCGTCGAGCCATCCACGATGCGGCAAAACAAAGTGGAGCTAAGAACGTTCACTTGATTGAAGAACCAGTTGCTGCTGCCATCGGCGCTGACTTGCCGGTCAGCGAACCGATCGCAAGTGTCATTGTTGATATCGGCGGTGGCACGACTGAAGTCGGAATCATTTCTTTTGGCGGTGTGGTGTCGTCAAACACAGTGAAAGTAGCTGGAGACCGTATGGATGAAGACATTATTCAATATGTCCGCAAACATTATAATGTGTTGATCGGTGAACCTACTGCTGAAAACATTAAAAAAGAAATCGGTTATGCCCTCATTCCACATAAAGCGGAAACGATGGAAATCCGCGGACGTGATGTTATGACCGGTTTACCAAAAGTTGTCACATTAACTTCTACCGAAATCCAGGAAACATTAAAAGAATCGTTGTCAGCAATTTTGGAATGCATCCGTGCTACCCTTGAAAATTGCCCTGCTGAACTGTCAGGCGACATCGTTGACCAAGGCGTTGTAATTTCTGGCGGCGGTGCTCTATTAAAAGGCATGCAGCAATGGCTGTCGGAAGAAATTTCTGTACCGGTTCATACCGCTCCTCAACCACTTGAATCTGTTGCCATCGGTACAGGGCGCTCACTCGTCATGATGAACAAACTTGAAAGAATTTCAAAATAA
- a CDS encoding M3 family oligoendopeptidase produces MTVKFSEVWDLDALFPGGSSSQELRVHMDNAGPKLAEFEALVQKFQVPQSKENAQQVADLLEQIKNVVLHLRQSASFIGCLMAQNTEDKKAVLLQSEASSLSARLQSSFQKVQQDLAKTEDSVWADLLEEEPLREFRFLLNEWREEAKMQLSEKEENLITALGVDGYHGWSQLYDMLVGEMKITMAVDGEEKTMSVGQANNLSSHADGATRQESYEKLETAWTEKEEFFAKTLNSIAGFRLAVYEKRGWENPLQEPLHINRMKEETLNAMWGAISKNKQPFVEYLHKKGELLGKDGLDWYDVDAPVTESTQQFSYQEGAEFILKHFKKFGPELAEFAELAFEKGWIEAEDRPNKRPGGFCTGLPLTEESRIFMTYSGSMSNVATLAHELGHAFHSYALRPVHSLNRSYAMNVAETASTFAEMIVADAAVKNAEKKEEKIALLEDKVQRSVAFFMNIHSRFLFETRFYEERKKGVVSAERLNELMEEAQQEGFAGGLKSTHPHFWASKLHFYITDVPFYNFPYTFGYLFSLSIYAKALEEGTGFEEKYMALLRDTAIMTAEDLAMKHLGEDITQQAFWEKGIALCVKDAEEFIALTSSVE; encoded by the coding sequence ATGACTGTTAAATTTTCTGAAGTATGGGATTTGGATGCGCTGTTTCCAGGTGGCAGCAGTTCTCAAGAATTAAGAGTACATATGGATAATGCAGGTCCGAAATTAGCAGAGTTTGAAGCTTTGGTTCAAAAGTTTCAAGTACCGCAGTCAAAAGAAAATGCGCAGCAAGTAGCTGATTTACTTGAACAAATAAAAAATGTGGTGCTTCATTTACGCCAATCGGCTTCATTTATCGGTTGTCTGATGGCGCAAAACACAGAAGATAAAAAAGCGGTGTTGTTGCAAAGTGAAGCTTCTTCATTAAGCGCACGCCTCCAATCATCCTTTCAAAAAGTTCAACAAGATCTTGCAAAGACCGAAGATAGTGTATGGGCTGATTTATTGGAAGAAGAGCCGCTTCGTGAATTCCGTTTCTTGTTGAATGAATGGCGCGAAGAAGCAAAAATGCAACTGTCGGAAAAAGAAGAAAACCTGATTACGGCGCTCGGCGTGGATGGCTACCATGGCTGGAGCCAATTATACGATATGCTCGTTGGCGAAATGAAAATTACAATGGCGGTTGATGGAGAAGAAAAAACAATGTCAGTCGGCCAAGCAAATAATTTGAGCTCACATGCCGATGGAGCTACACGCCAGGAGTCTTATGAAAAATTGGAAACGGCATGGACTGAAAAAGAAGAATTCTTCGCAAAAACCCTGAATTCGATTGCCGGTTTCCGTCTAGCTGTATACGAAAAACGCGGCTGGGAAAACCCACTTCAAGAACCGCTTCATATCAACCGCATGAAAGAAGAAACGCTAAATGCCATGTGGGGGGCAATCAGCAAAAACAAGCAGCCTTTTGTCGAGTATTTGCATAAAAAAGGGGAATTGCTTGGCAAAGACGGTCTTGATTGGTATGACGTCGATGCCCCTGTAACAGAAAGCACCCAGCAATTTTCTTACCAAGAAGGTGCTGAGTTTATATTGAAGCATTTTAAGAAATTCGGTCCGGAACTGGCGGAATTTGCTGAACTGGCTTTCGAAAAAGGCTGGATCGAGGCAGAAGACCGTCCAAACAAACGCCCTGGCGGTTTTTGCACTGGGTTGCCGTTAACGGAAGAATCCCGTATTTTCATGACGTACAGCGGCTCTATGTCGAATGTGGCTACGCTGGCACACGAATTGGGCCATGCGTTCCATTCATACGCTCTGCGCCCGGTCCATTCGCTAAACCGTTCTTATGCGATGAACGTGGCGGAAACGGCTTCTACGTTCGCGGAAATGATCGTTGCGGATGCTGCAGTGAAAAATGCTGAAAAGAAAGAAGAAAAAATTGCTCTGCTAGAAGACAAAGTGCAAAGAAGCGTAGCCTTTTTCATGAACATCCATTCGCGATTCTTATTTGAAACTCGTTTTTACGAAGAGCGCAAAAAAGGCGTTGTTTCTGCGGAACGTTTGAACGAATTGATGGAAGAAGCTCAGCAGGAAGGATTCGCTGGCGGGCTGAAATCCACGCATCCTCATTTTTGGGCTTCAAAACTCCACTTCTATATCACCGATGTGCCGTTTTACAATTTCCCTTACACATTCGGTTATTTGTTCTCTTTGAGCATTTACGCAAAAGCGCTTGAAGAAGGAACCGGATTTGAAGAGAAATACATGGCATTATTGCGTGATACAGCGATTATGACAGCTGAAGACTTGGCGATGAAACATTTGGGCGAAGATATCACACAACAAGCGTTCTGGGAAAAAGGAATCGCTTTATGTGTGAAAGACGCAGAAGAATTTATCGCACTTACGTCTTCTGTGGAATGA
- a CDS encoding DinB family protein: MNKDKLFSYHKWATLACLDHVQTFEEALYVREGQNSFASIQKTVEHIIGVEKLWLLRMHGVERPAFERLDVSTIEKAKESFMLLHAEMELYFASLSDEQWQELIKFKNMRGDDFENTREEMLFTVINHASYHRGQITSFLRQFGKEGTLLDYIYYAQKNR; this comes from the coding sequence ATGAATAAAGATAAACTTTTTTCATATCACAAGTGGGCCACTTTAGCATGTCTAGATCATGTCCAAACATTTGAAGAAGCGCTTTACGTACGCGAAGGACAGAACTCATTTGCTTCGATTCAGAAGACAGTCGAGCACATTATTGGAGTAGAGAAACTTTGGCTGCTTCGCATGCACGGCGTCGAACGCCCGGCATTTGAACGCCTTGACGTTTCGACCATTGAAAAGGCAAAAGAGTCCTTTATGCTGCTGCATGCCGAAATGGAGCTGTATTTTGCTTCGTTGTCGGATGAGCAATGGCAAGAGCTGATAAAGTTCAAAAACATGCGCGGCGATGATTTCGAAAATACGCGGGAAGAAATGCTTTTCACCGTTATTAACCATGCTTCGTATCATAGAGGACAGATCACTTCGTTCCTACGCCAATTCGGCAAAGAAGGCACGTTGTTGGACTACATTTATTATGCACAAAAAAACCGCTGA
- a CDS encoding tryptophan-rich sensory protein — MVRILVMTIAFLSIVIFNALANSLPINGQTTGEISNRVPVLITPAGYVFSIWGLIYILFAVWIIGWWIRLKKGEVPSTKITLFFTLSAVSNIAWLYLWHYEFFGWSIVAIVAYFLALTGLYLQYQNTERKVMERLPISINLGWVIVATIVNINYVLTFYNWSGWGLSDPLWTVIMLTIATAIALHIRFHHYDIPLALVFIWAFIGIAVKNGTDELLVTTASLFLSGVIATGILLIKKRPA, encoded by the coding sequence ATGGTTCGTATACTGGTGATGACTATTGCTTTTTTAAGCATTGTCATTTTCAACGCTTTAGCAAACAGTTTGCCGATTAATGGCCAAACAACAGGAGAGATTTCCAATCGGGTTCCTGTTCTGATAACACCTGCCGGCTATGTTTTTTCTATTTGGGGCCTTATTTATATACTGTTCGCCGTCTGGATTATCGGCTGGTGGATCCGTTTGAAAAAAGGTGAAGTTCCCTCAACTAAAATTACGTTATTTTTTACGTTGAGCGCCGTCTCTAATATAGCGTGGCTGTATTTATGGCATTATGAATTTTTCGGTTGGTCTATTGTGGCCATTGTTGCTTATTTCTTGGCACTTACTGGACTTTATCTGCAATATCAAAATACAGAACGCAAAGTAATGGAAAGATTGCCTATTTCCATTAACCTCGGCTGGGTCATAGTTGCCACAATCGTCAATATCAACTATGTATTAACCTTTTATAACTGGAGCGGTTGGGGGCTCAGCGATCCGTTATGGACCGTCATTATGCTGACGATCGCAACCGCCATCGCCCTTCATATCCGTTTCCACCATTACGACATTCCGCTTGCCTTAGTGTTCATTTGGGCCTTTATCGGCATCGCAGTGAAAAACGGCACCGACGAACTACTCGTGACGACCGCTTCACTGTTCTTGAGCGGCGTCATTGCAACCGGCATATTGCTGATCAAAAAAAGACCCGCATAA
- a CDS encoding DUF1128 domain-containing protein, with the protein MDLSKPSNENVTFMIEEIKTKLRMVNVDAMKPEHFNASQYEDLRELYEMVAKRDTFSPNEMQAIATELGSLRK; encoded by the coding sequence ATGGATTTATCAAAGCCATCAAACGAAAATGTCACGTTTATGATTGAAGAAATAAAAACAAAATTGCGCATGGTTAACGTTGACGCCATGAAGCCCGAACATTTCAACGCTTCCCAGTATGAAGACTTACGGGAACTGTACGAAATGGTAGCAAAACGCGATACGTTCAGCCCTAATGAAATGCAAGCCATCGCTACTGAATTAGGTTCCTTGCGGAAATAA
- a CDS encoding aminopeptidase — protein MTSFNEKLARYAELAVTVGVNIQPGQPLYIAASIDAAPLVRLITKKAYEVGAKQVHVDWNDDEISRLRFELAPEDSFSTFPAWKVQEREQLAEQGAAFLSIVSQSPDLLKGIDSKRIAAAQKATGTALSKYRQMVQSDKVSWSVIAAPSKAWAAKVFPELDEEAQIEALWEAIFKAVRADLDQPVEAWLTHDKSLHTKVDYLNNKKYAKLHYTSPNTDLEVGLPDGHLWCGAGSVNEKGFAFMANMPTEEVFTVPHKTGVNGYVSSTKPLSYGGNIIDDFKITFENGKITDVTAAQGEEVLKQLVDSDEGSHYLGEVALVPHQSPISASNILFYNTLFDENASNHFAIGSAYAFCLEGGKNMSSDELQKHGLNQSITHVDFMVGSDEMDIDGILEDGTREPIFRSGNWAF, from the coding sequence TTGACATCATTTAATGAAAAATTAGCTCGCTATGCTGAATTGGCTGTAACAGTGGGGGTAAACATCCAACCAGGCCAGCCGCTTTATATCGCAGCATCTATTGATGCGGCACCCTTGGTACGATTAATTACTAAAAAAGCGTATGAAGTTGGGGCAAAACAAGTCCACGTGGACTGGAATGACGATGAAATCAGCCGTCTGCGTTTTGAACTTGCACCTGAAGACTCGTTTTCAACATTCCCTGCTTGGAAAGTCCAGGAGCGCGAGCAATTGGCCGAGCAAGGAGCAGCATTTCTAAGCATTGTTTCCCAAAGCCCTGATTTGCTGAAAGGCATTGACTCTAAACGGATTGCAGCTGCACAAAAAGCTACCGGAACGGCTTTGAGTAAATATCGCCAAATGGTCCAATCAGATAAAGTCAGCTGGTCTGTAATTGCTGCGCCTTCTAAAGCTTGGGCAGCGAAAGTATTTCCTGAACTTGATGAAGAAGCGCAAATTGAAGCTTTGTGGGAAGCGATTTTTAAAGCGGTGCGCGCAGATCTTGACCAACCGGTCGAGGCTTGGCTTACACACGATAAATCACTCCATACAAAAGTCGATTATCTGAACAATAAAAAATACGCGAAGCTTCACTACACTTCGCCGAACACGGATTTGGAAGTGGGGCTTCCTGATGGGCATCTCTGGTGTGGTGCCGGGTCTGTCAACGAAAAAGGATTTGCATTCATGGCCAATATGCCGACAGAGGAAGTCTTCACAGTTCCGCATAAAACTGGTGTAAACGGGTATGTATCTAGTACAAAACCGCTTAGCTATGGCGGCAATATCATTGATGATTTTAAAATCACTTTCGAAAACGGAAAAATTACAGATGTAACAGCCGCTCAAGGTGAGGAAGTGTTGAAGCAATTGGTGGATTCGGATGAAGGATCCCATTATTTAGGTGAAGTGGCGCTTGTCCCGCACCAATCCCCAATTTCGGCTTCTAACATTTTGTTCTACAATACATTATTTGATGAAAACGCTTCGAATCATTTTGCTATCGGCAGCGCCTATGCTTTCTGCTTAGAAGGCGGCAAAAACATGTCTTCTGATGAGCTGCAAAAACACGGCTTGAACCAAAGCATCACCCATGTCGACTTCATGGTTGGATCTGATGAAATGGACATCGATGGCATTTTAGAAGATGGTACACGTGAGCCGATTTTCAGAAGCGGCAACTGGGCATTTTAA
- a CDS encoding class I SAM-dependent methyltransferase, protein MIDVMKMFKARMYMKRNEPFLYSWHAYVGYELDLFKAFERPVTQFDVADALQLDEELLKQWVSVGVSIGHLKEAGRNRYKTWNTWKLPKPKGQNSSGVLLKEMMELHIPTLLSYPEMMREGKRRHFDEEKHAPTVAETSRLLEVLALPKMAKQLKEKKGGNVLDLGCGEAGYIKKLAERFPTTHFTGIEISPTVTETARSLTADIDNVTIENADLWKYTPETPQDLILMNNVIHYIDLEQRQQLFHQLAGWLKEDGVLSVVTPIAGSSDSPPFANVFNSFFSSFDNLYRLPTAEELAEWGAEAGLAMLGIHTVIKEGSWYIVQYQKES, encoded by the coding sequence ATGATAGATGTGATGAAAATGTTTAAGGCGAGGATGTATATGAAACGCAACGAGCCTTTTTTATACAGCTGGCATGCCTATGTCGGATATGAACTGGATTTGTTCAAAGCTTTTGAACGGCCGGTAACACAATTCGATGTAGCGGATGCCCTGCAGTTGGATGAAGAGCTGCTAAAACAATGGGTGAGTGTCGGCGTATCTATCGGGCATTTGAAAGAAGCTGGCAGAAACCGCTACAAAACGTGGAATACATGGAAATTGCCGAAGCCGAAAGGCCAAAATTCGTCAGGTGTCTTATTAAAAGAAATGATGGAGTTGCATATTCCAACGCTTTTAAGCTATCCCGAAATGATGCGGGAAGGAAAGCGACGGCATTTCGACGAGGAAAAACACGCACCTACTGTTGCGGAAACAAGCCGTTTGCTCGAAGTTCTTGCATTGCCGAAAATGGCCAAGCAATTGAAAGAGAAAAAAGGCGGCAACGTACTCGACCTTGGCTGCGGCGAGGCAGGTTATATAAAAAAATTGGCGGAGCGCTTCCCGACGACTCACTTTACGGGAATTGAAATAAGCCCAACGGTCACTGAAACAGCAAGAAGCCTTACTGCAGACATAGACAACGTGACGATTGAAAATGCCGATCTCTGGAAATATACACCTGAAACTCCGCAAGACCTGATTTTGATGAACAACGTCATTCACTATATCGACCTGGAACAACGCCAGCAATTATTCCACCAATTGGCTGGATGGTTGAAAGAAGACGGCGTTTTGTCCGTTGTTACACCAATTGCAGGCAGCAGCGACAGCCCGCCATTTGCAAATGTTTTCAACAGTTTTTTCTCTTCATTCGATAATTTGTATCGATTGCCGACGGCCGAAGAACTGGCTGAGTGGGGAGCAGAAGCAGGTCTCGCGATGCTAGGCATCCATACGGTCATTAAAGAAGGCAGCTGGTACATCGTGCAATATCAAAAGGAAAGCTGA
- a CDS encoding GNAT family N-acetyltransferase, with product MTLLFNGRTCYLRTLAVDDAEEMVQLLLRNRDYWAIYEPRHRDSYFTVAVQREKIREAIYQARENREYSFGVFEHGSNRLIGHISLYGIKRLPFLSALVGYSVDEAYIGKGIATEAVRLMVAFGFEQLRLHRLEAYVSPQNLGSIRVLQKSGFQNEGLLREFLHINGVWEDHFHFAMLESEF from the coding sequence ATGACTTTACTGTTTAACGGCCGTACATGTTATCTTCGGACTTTGGCTGTAGATGATGCGGAGGAGATGGTGCAGTTGCTTCTCCGCAACCGGGATTATTGGGCAATTTATGAACCGCGCCATCGGGACAGTTATTTTACAGTTGCGGTCCAGCGGGAAAAAATTAGAGAAGCCATCTATCAGGCACGGGAAAACCGGGAATATAGTTTTGGGGTGTTTGAACATGGCTCCAACCGCTTGATTGGCCATATCTCATTGTACGGCATCAAACGGTTGCCTTTTTTGAGCGCGCTTGTCGGCTATTCGGTTGATGAAGCGTATATTGGAAAAGGAATTGCAACAGAGGCGGTTCGCCTTATGGTCGCTTTTGGATTCGAACAACTGCGCCTGCACCGGTTGGAGGCATATGTATCGCCCCAGAATTTAGGTTCTATCCGGGTGCTTCAAAAATCCGGTTTTCAAAATGAAGGCCTGCTAAGGGAGTTTCTGCACATTAATGGTGTGTGGGAAGACCACTTCCATTTTGCAATGCTGGAAAGTGAATTTTGA
- a CDS encoding beta-class carbonic anhydrase, which produces MPSLNDILEFNEKFVEEKEYEQFITTKFPDKKIVILTCMDTRLVEMLPKAMNLKNGDVKMVKSAGAVINHPFGAIMRSIIVAVYELQAEEIYIIGHHDCGMSAIEPNSVLDKMKNRGIEDQTIDMLKYSGVNLEQWLYGFDDVTDSVRHSVQMVKNHPLMDRSVPVHGLVIDPTTGKLDLVIDGNENR; this is translated from the coding sequence ATGCCATCATTAAACGACATTTTGGAGTTTAACGAAAAGTTTGTAGAGGAAAAAGAATACGAGCAGTTTATTACCACTAAATTCCCTGATAAGAAAATCGTTATTTTAACGTGTATGGACACTCGGTTGGTTGAGATGCTCCCGAAAGCGATGAATTTAAAGAATGGCGATGTAAAAATGGTGAAAAGCGCAGGAGCTGTTATTAACCATCCTTTTGGCGCTATTATGCGGAGTATAATCGTTGCTGTCTATGAATTGCAGGCAGAGGAAATTTACATAATTGGCCATCACGATTGCGGCATGTCTGCCATCGAGCCGAACTCTGTTCTTGATAAAATGAAAAATCGCGGAATCGAAGACCAAACGATTGATATGCTGAAATACTCTGGAGTCAACTTGGAACAATGGCTTTATGGGTTTGACGATGTTACTGACAGTGTGCGCCACAGCGTCCAAATGGTGAAAAATCATCCACTGATGGATCGTTCTGTTCCGGTACACGGATTGGTAATTGATCCAACTACAGGCAAACTTGATCTTGTTATTGATGGAAATGAAAACCGCTGA
- a CDS encoding alanine/glycine:cation symporter family protein, whose amino-acid sequence MERIEKLLGSISDFVWGPPLLILLVGTGIYLTVRVGLLQVRLLPYALKLVFSKNQDKTSQGDISHFQALSTALAATVGTGNIVGVATAVILGGPGAVFWMWFSAFFGMATKYGEAVLAVKYRVVDARGQMAGGPMYYLEHGLKQKWLGVLFAIFGSIAAFGIGNGTQSNSVAIVVRDTFDVPTWITGLILMIFAGAVILGGITAIGKVTSYFVPIMALFYLVAGLVIMISNLELILPAIATIFSSAFTGEAALGGAVGAAIRYGVARGVFSNEAGLGSAPIAAAAAKTDMPGRQALVSMTQVFIDTLIICSITGITIVMSGLYTDKSLEGSALTTAAFEQFLGPAGPIVVAIGLIFFASSTIIGWAYYGEKCFQYLFRNPSLLIVYRILFIAVVFIGATVSLNVVWMFSDIMNGLMALPNLIGLLGLSGVIVFETKRISAKIKEEKAIAKEEKRIAAADN is encoded by the coding sequence ATGGAAAGAATTGAAAAGCTGTTGGGTAGTATCAGTGATTTTGTATGGGGGCCGCCGCTATTAATTTTATTGGTAGGGACCGGAATTTATTTGACTGTGCGGGTCGGTCTGTTACAAGTACGACTACTACCTTATGCATTGAAATTAGTTTTCTCTAAGAACCAAGATAAAACATCTCAAGGAGATATAAGTCATTTTCAAGCCCTCTCTACCGCTTTAGCCGCTACTGTCGGGACCGGGAATATTGTCGGAGTTGCGACAGCTGTCATTCTCGGTGGTCCTGGTGCTGTATTCTGGATGTGGTTTTCAGCATTTTTCGGAATGGCCACCAAATACGGTGAAGCTGTGTTGGCGGTCAAATACCGGGTCGTGGATGCCAGAGGACAAATGGCCGGTGGTCCGATGTATTATCTAGAACATGGACTGAAGCAAAAATGGTTAGGGGTGCTATTCGCCATTTTCGGTTCGATTGCCGCCTTCGGAATCGGCAACGGAACTCAGTCCAATTCTGTTGCTATTGTAGTACGCGATACGTTCGATGTACCAACTTGGATTACAGGATTAATTTTGATGATTTTTGCCGGGGCAGTTATTTTAGGCGGAATCACTGCGATTGGAAAGGTAACTTCCTATTTCGTTCCAATCATGGCACTATTTTATTTAGTGGCCGGACTTGTTATTATGATATCGAATCTTGAACTGATTTTACCTGCTATCGCTACAATCTTCAGTTCTGCCTTTACAGGCGAAGCTGCTTTGGGCGGAGCAGTTGGGGCTGCTATCCGCTACGGAGTAGCCCGAGGCGTGTTCTCCAACGAAGCTGGCCTTGGATCTGCTCCAATCGCAGCCGCTGCTGCAAAAACAGACATGCCAGGCCGCCAAGCGCTTGTTTCCATGACTCAAGTATTTATCGATACGTTAATTATCTGTTCAATCACCGGCATCACGATTGTCATGTCCGGCTTATATACGGATAAGAGCTTAGAAGGCTCTGCATTAACGACTGCAGCATTCGAACAATTCTTAGGGCCGGCTGGACCAATTGTAGTAGCGATCGGATTGATTTTCTTCGCTTCTTCTACCATTATCGGCTGGGCTTACTACGGAGAGAAGTGCTTCCAGTACTTATTCCGAAACCCTAGTTTGCTGATTGTTTACCGTATTTTATTTATCGCAGTAGTTTTCATCGGAGCTACAGTCTCTCTCAATGTCGTCTGGATGTTTTCAGACATCATGAACGGCTTGATGGCACTTCCGAACTTAATTGGTTTGCTTGGGCTTTCCGGTGTAATTGTTTTTGAAACAAAACGGATTTCAGCCAAAATCAAAGAAGAAAAGGCTATAGCCAAAGAAGAAAAACGAATAGCGGCTGCCGACAATTGA
- a CDS encoding FAD-dependent oxidoreductase, whose product MKTDVFISGGGIGGLTLALKLVQRGVDVVLAERQTKAPATYKGELLQPKSMKVFDGLGLFEEVQKRSNQIKVLDMLELSSSLKVLDQSFMDYSVLPGKYNASYMMPHEELKDMMLQLASSFTHFHYLSGTACKGFVDQTALLKRGSEQLKVEATYFFGAEGRSSVTRKEMGIEVKQTTYNHHFLTVTFPRDEKFTDGKIISTYNRFLGLFPLPDGKVRSVYLIPQGDYKQLKQKPISHFHKLYTDLAPVVDGYVQKLTDWKEIQLMIPVMFHAPTYVKENKAIIGDAAHAVHPMAGEGMNMAIQDADILGELTADMLEFGKTDPANLTWYENVRYKRADHVLQLSHLAALAYSFPFKPVSFIRKKTFERMEEDPILHFKQMLNVSGLGMWKENVRDRFIQGGLMPIRSKDLPTDTKELKYFTREDDYPWKVEGLL is encoded by the coding sequence ATGAAAACAGATGTATTCATCAGCGGCGGTGGGATTGGCGGTTTGACGCTTGCGCTTAAGCTGGTGCAGCGAGGAGTGGATGTTGTGCTTGCGGAAAGGCAGACAAAAGCACCGGCCACTTACAAAGGCGAATTGCTGCAGCCGAAAAGCATGAAAGTTTTCGATGGTCTCGGTTTGTTTGAGGAAGTCCAAAAGCGTTCCAACCAAATCAAAGTGTTGGATATGCTCGAATTATCAAGTTCGTTAAAAGTGCTGGACCAGTCATTTATGGATTATAGTGTGCTCCCCGGCAAATACAATGCCTCTTATATGATGCCACATGAAGAATTGAAAGATATGATGCTGCAATTGGCCTCTTCTTTTACTCATTTCCATTATTTGAGTGGAACAGCGTGCAAAGGCTTTGTAGACCAGACAGCTTTGCTGAAAAGAGGAAGTGAACAACTGAAAGTGGAAGCAACTTATTTTTTTGGTGCGGAAGGGCGTTCTTCCGTCACCCGGAAAGAGATGGGCATCGAAGTAAAGCAAACCACTTATAATCATCATTTTTTGACTGTCACATTTCCGCGGGACGAAAAGTTCACGGACGGGAAAATCATTTCTACATATAACCGATTTTTGGGTTTGTTTCCGTTGCCTGACGGAAAAGTTAGAAGCGTGTATTTGATTCCCCAAGGAGATTATAAACAGTTGAAACAAAAGCCGATCAGCCATTTCCATAAACTTTATACTGATTTAGCCCCGGTTGTGGATGGCTATGTTCAAAAGTTGACAGACTGGAAAGAAATCCAGCTGATGATTCCTGTCATGTTCCATGCGCCGACATACGTAAAAGAAAATAAAGCAATCATTGGAGATGCAGCCCATGCGGTCCATCCTATGGCAGGAGAAGGAATGAACATGGCTATACAAGATGCAGATATATTAGGTGAATTGACCGCAGATATGCTCGAATTTGGAAAGACCGACCCGGCAAATTTAACTTGGTATGAAAATGTACGTTATAAACGGGCCGATCATGTTCTGCAATTAAGCCACTTGGCGGCGCTGGCTTATTCGTTTCCATTCAAGCCCGTAAGCTTTATACGAAAAAAAACATTTGAACGAATGGAAGAAGATCCGATTCTTCATTTTAAACAGATGCTGAACGTTTCTGGGCTTGGAATGTGGAAAGAAAATGTCCGTGACCGTTTTATCCAGGGAGGGCTCATGCCAATTCGGTCGAAAGATTTGCCGACAGACACCAAAGAACTGAAGTACTTTACAAGAGAAGACGATTACCCATGGAAAGTGGAGGGACTCCTATGA